A genomic stretch from Vanrija pseudolonga chromosome 6, complete sequence includes:
- the apt gene encoding Adenine phosphoribosyltransferase, which produces MTTTPPDPPHRPYLGAIDRTDRKKGRYELTSFFATPGALDGLLCDIVGHFSGKLPRVDAIVGLDALGFVVAGGLSALTGKPAILARKGGKLALADEDKASTGAFADYAVGREGAKALEIRRDLVRQGMRVIVVDEWIDTGTQMTAVVRLLESLGTEVVGIGTLHLSRSGRSAAADALWRDYDVFAANRSDEVQAQYEKEDEDRAGVTRPASSAA; this is translated from the exons ATGACCACGACACCACCAGACCCACCCCACAGGCCGTACCTCGGGGCGATAGACCGCACGGACCGCAAGAAGGGGCGGTACGAGCTGACGTCGTTCTTCGCGACGCcgggcgcgctcgacgggctGCTGTGCGACATAGTGGGCCACTTCAGCGGCAAGCTGCCGCGCGTGGACGCGatcgtcgggctcgacgcgctgggcTTCGTCGTTGCCGGCGGGCTGTCGGCATTGACGGGCAAGCCGGCCATCCTTGCGCGCAAGGGGGGcaagctcgccctcgcggacgaggacaaggcgaGCACCGGCGCGTTCGCGGACTATGCTGTTGGGCGGGAGggggccaaggcgctcgagatACGGAGGGATCTCGTGCGGCAGGGTATGCGCGTCATTGTCGT CGACGAATGGATCGACACGGGCACGCAAATGACCGCCGTcgtgcgcctgctcgagTCCCTCGGCACGGAagtcgtcggcatcggcacgCTGCACCTCAGCCGCAGCgggcgctcggccgccgccgacgccctgTGGCGTGACTACGACGTGTTCGCGGCCAAccgcagcgacgaggtgcaggcgcagtatgagaaggaggacgaggaccgcGCGGGGGTTACGCGGCCGGCTAGTAGCGCCGCGTAG
- the EXOSC7 gene encoding Exosome complex component RRP42, with translation MTATLSPSERSYILTGLTQSPATRLDGRGLLEPRAVQVSYGAAPAANGSARVRVGETEVVAGVVLAVGDAGAKGKIEVDITPQAYPHASSSDLTQQSSYFATLLNEHLLPTIPALRISDKKAFVPTLHLTLISADGGVLATLAAAARAALGDLAVPRTKEIGWEGAVSDEKDMAGIKGAVGGAKGKGRARARGADDWDLEGGGEEAPLDGRDELPVLVTLFLVPGSEVVFVDATPQEEAACPTRLHALVRPNGRICGARLEGQDGIDAARVRPLFEEAQRIGIDLAAALNADLP, from the exons atGACAGCcaccctctccccctcgGAGCGGAGCTACATCCTCACCGGCCTAACCCAGTCCCCCGCGAcgcggctcgacggccgcggcctcctcgagccgcgcgccgtgcagGTCAGCTATGGcgctgcgcccgccgccaacgggagcgcgcgcgtgcgcgtcggcgagaccgaggtcgtcgcgggcgtcgTGTTGGCCGTTGGGGACGCGGgggccaagggcaagatcGAGGTGGACAT CACCCCCCAGGCGTACCCGcacgcctcgtcctcggacCTGACGCAACAGTCGTCGTACTTTGCGACGCTCCTCAACGAGCACCTGCTCCCCACGATCCCGGCCCTGCGCATAAGCGACAAGAAGGCGTTCGTGCCGACGCTGCACCTGACCCTCATctcggccgacggcggggtgctcgcgacgctggcggccgcggcgcgcgcggcgctcggcgacctcgccgtcccgcGCACCAAGGAGATTGGGTGGGAGGGCGCCGTGAGCGACGAGAAGGACATGGCGGGCATCAAgggcgcggtcggcggcgcgaagggcaagggccgcgcgcgtgcgcgtggagccgacgactgggacctcgagggcggcggcgaggaggcacCCTtggacggccgcgacgagctgcccgtcctcgtcacgctcttcctcgtccccgGTTCTGAGGTGGTGTTCGTCGACGCTACGCCCCAGGAGGAGGCAGCGTGCCCCACCCGCTTgcacgccctcgtccgcCCCAATGGAAGGATATGCGGCGCACGGCTCGAGGGACAGGACGGTATCGACGCTGCGCGTGTGCGGCCCCTCTTCGAG GAAGCCCAGCGCATCGGCAtcgacctcgcggccgccCTCAACGCCGACCTCCCATGA
- the SPAC227.17c gene encoding putative protein produces the protein MRWNIFGSGDAGPSTAGEGAAPVAAPAPAVPATPASTAPTTTAAPADPAAAAASAAPAPPHLLNRYEATLAQEEAYQGAQYPQFEDVPGCMRLFDEFLMCYALLPQLRNMYRYGELHDCTYKFEDFKYCMSLKGEDTEARRQLWIKRKAEWWAKRRVGESSEDVWEARTEPLKNFPPLYDDPSEPPVNRAGNRE, from the exons ATGCGCTGGAACATTTTCGGAtcgggcgacgcggggcCAAGCACAGCCGGGGAGGGGGCTGCGCCGgtggcagcgccggcgccggcggtgccagCAACACCTGCGTCAACGGCACCGACCACAACAGCGGCACCCGCCGaccccgcggccgccgcagcttctgccgccccagccccgccgcaCCTCCTTAACCGCTACGAGGCGACGCTGGCCCAGGAGGAGGCGTACCAGGGCGCGCAGTACCCGCAGTTTGAGGACGTGCCGGGGTGCATGCGTTTGTT CGACGAGTTCCTCATGTGCTACGCCCTCCTGCCCCAACTCCGCAACATGTACCGCTacggcgagctgcacgacTGCACGTACAAGTTTGAAGACTTCAAGTACTGCATGAGcctcaagggcgaggacacggaagcgcggcggcagctgtggatcaagcgcaaggccgagtggtgggccaagcggcgcgtcggcgagagcTCGGAGGATGTGTGGGAGGCTAGGAC AGAACCGCTCAAGAACTTCCCCCCTCTGTATGACGACCCGAGCGAGCCGCCCGTCAACCGCGCTGGCAATAGAGAGTAG
- the arc1 gene encoding Actin-related protein 2/3 complex subunit 1 — protein sequence MSAPEVFQLSLGPLTGVAFGPDRSQVAVSPNNNEVQIYSRGSGDSWDLQTTLAEHDKLITAISWAPQTNRIVTCSQDRNAYVWTPTPTGEWKPALVLLRLNRAATCVKWSPREDKFAVGSGARAIAVCSFDEENNWWVSKHIKKPLRSTVLSIDWHPNNVLLAAGTTDAKAIVFSAFIKGIDSKPEGTVWGDRLPFNTICGEFKAPNGGWVHDVAFSPSGNALAYVSHDSAVNVVYPTGAGEAPVQLTVRTQTLPYLTLTWTAEDQLIAAGHDCQPTVFAGTANGWTFSHSLDDPSQSGSRGLTPTATGTPRAGAPGRLNNEAFNLFKQADSRGQAKPALPGGLGSTAAGVTPVGADGSLLTVHQNSITWVEPYEWAQNGDVAKVTTAGKDGRLVIWNVAGKGLASRMGSLNI from the exons ATGTCCGCCCCCGAAGTCTTCCAGCTCTCGCTCGGCCCGCTCACTGGCGTCGCCTTTGGCCCCGACCGCTCGC AGGTCGCCGTCTCGCCCAACAACAACGAGGTGCAGATCTACTCGCGCGGCTCTGGCGACTCGTGGGACCTGCAGACGACACTGGCCGAG CACGACAAGCTCATCACGGCCATCTCGTGGGCGCCCCAGACCAACCGCATCGTCACCTGTTCGCAGGACCGTAACGCGTACGTctggacgccgacgcccacggGCGAGTGGAAGCctgcgctcgtgctcctccgcCTGAACCGCGCGGCCACCTGCGTCAAGTGGAGCCCCCGCGAGGACAAGTTTGCCGTCGGTTCCGGTGCGCGCGCCATTGCCGTCTGCTCGTTTGACGAGGAGAACAACTGGTGGGTGTCCAAGCACATCAAGAAGCCGCTCCGCTCGACTGTGCTCTCGATCGACTGGCACCCCAACAacgtgctcctcgccgccggtacgaccgacgccaaggcgatcgtcttctcggccttcATCAAGGGCATCGACTCCAAGCCCGAGGGCACTGTCTGGGGCGACCGCCTGCCGTTTAACACCATCTGTGGCGAGTTCAAGGCGCCCAACGGCGGCTGGGTGCACGATGtcgccttctcgccctcgggtAACGCCCTCGCCTACGTCAGCCACGACTCGGCCGTCAACGTCGTCTACCCCACGGGCGCTGGCGAGGCTCCCGTGCAGCTCACGGTCCGCACCCAGACGCTGCCGTACCTCACCCTCACCTGGACGGCCGAGGACCAGCTGATTGCTGCCGGCCACGACTGCCAGCCGACCGTGttcgccggcaccgccaacGGGTGGACCTTCTcgcactcgctcgacgacccgTCGCAGTCGGGCTCGCGCGGCCTCACCCCCACGGCCACGGGCACGCCTCGTGCCGGTGCGCCCGGCCGCCTCAACAACGAGGCGTTCAACCTCTTCAAGCAGGCCGACTCGCGCGGCCAGGCCAAGCCAGCTCTTCCTGGCGGCCTCGGCTCGACGGCTGCGGGTGTCACCCccgtcggtgccgacggcagcCTGCTCACTGTGCACCAGAACTCGATTACCTGGGTTGAGCCGTACGAGTGGGCGCAGAACGGTGACGTGGCAAAGGTCACGACtgccggcaaggacggccgcctcgtcatTTGGAACGTGGCGGGCAAGGGGCTCGCGAGCCGCATGGGCAGCCTCAACATCTAG